A single region of the Anopheles funestus chromosome X, idAnoFuneDA-416_04, whole genome shotgun sequence genome encodes:
- the LOC125765001 gene encoding uncharacterized protein LOC125765001, whose product MKHLLCGMGILCIALATLHAARIKIPAKSRNDDLFSEDEFTFPVEDKKDPTNFTGNVMKASIVMAEVRNQGKGKFKYAVETENGIEIEQIGKLKNDSKTFVVMGSYTYTGANGKRYRVRYTADEFGYHPITELDLEIPDLTQAQPTQRTISPYKFTTRSTTPRTTTTTTTTTTTTTTTTPKPALEEDGYHYDRPDNAYLPPNNEYLPPQEPDIDYLPPKKDGPRRYEEPADQFLPPKFDLRLGD is encoded by the exons ATGAAGCAT CTTCTATGTGGAATGGGTATACTGTGCATTGCACTGGCAACGCTCCACGCAGCGCGTATTAAGATACCGGCCAAAAGCCGCAACGATGATCTATTCTCCGAGGATGAGTTTACGTTTCCGGTCGAAGATAAGAAGGATCCAACCAACTTTACCGGTAACGTTATGAAGGCATCAATCGTGATGGCGGAGGTGCGCAATCAGGGCAAGGGAAAGTTCAAATATGC CGTAGAGACGGAGAACGGGATCGAGATTGAGCAGATTGGAAAGTTAAAAAATGATTCGAAAACGTTTGTTGTGATGGGATCGTACACATATACCGGTGCTAATGGTAAACGGTACCGAGTGCGCTACACTGCCGACGAGTTTGGGTACCATCCGATCACCGAGCTTGATCTGGAAATTCCTGA TCTAACTCAAGCACAACCAACGCAGCGAACAATTAGTCCGTACAAGTTTACGACACGTTCAACAACGCCTCGTACGACTACAaccactactaccactactaccactaccaccaccactaccccAAAACCAGCGCTGGAGGAGGATGGCTATCATTACGACCGTCCCGATAATGCGTATCTACCACCGAACAACGAGTATTTGCCACCGCAAGAACCGGACATTGACTATCTTCCCCCGAAGAAGGATGGTCCGCGAAGGTACGAGGAACCGGCCGACCAGTTCCTTCCACCAAAGTTCGATCTACGTTTGGGTGACTAA